The DNA sequence GCGTTTGTTGTTGTATTACGGTAATGTTGCTTCCCTTGATATCGACAGCACCTACAGAAAAGGCACGACCGTCACAGTGACAGTACCGAAGATTACCTAAAAGGAGCGAACAAGCATGTATAAAGTCTTTATAGTCGAGGATGAACACCTGATCCGCGACAGCCTGCGGAACCAACTGCTGTCCCTCGCCGAAACACACCCGCTGATTTTTTCAGGGGAAGCCTCCGACGGAGAAATGGCCTTGGCCTCGATCATGGACGTCAAACCCGATATCCTGCTGACCGATATCCGGATGCCCTTCATGGACGGCCTGAGTTTGGCAAAGGAAGTCCGGAAGATCTTCCCTTGGATCCGCATCATCTTCATCAGCGGCTTCGATGATTTCGAATATGCGCGCACCGCCATCCAAGTGCAGGCGGACGCCTATCTTCTGAAGCCGATCAAAGATACCGAGCTGATCCAAACGCTCGAGACTGTCATCACGGTATTGGACAAACAAAAAGAACCCGTCATGGAACGGGATACGCATGCGGATAATTTCGTCTTCGAACTGAAGAAAAATCATTTCCTGAACGGCATCTTCCGCGGGGATTTGTCGGTTCCGGAAGTGCTGCAGGAATCCGCCGCTTTGAAGCGCTCGGTTGTCGGGAAAAAGACCTGCGTCGTGTTGGCCACCAATCATTACGACAAGAACTTCGACGATTATTTTCGTTTCAGCAATTATCTGCATTTTCTTTTCGGAGCGGATGAGAGCATCATTTTCTCCAGCATCTCTTCCCGCTTCATCAAATTTCTGCTGATGGACAGCGATACGGACAGGCTGTTGGAAAAGAGTTACCAACTGGCTCAGACGCTCGTCCACGAACTGAAGGACGAAGAGGCGGAGGACCTGATCGTTTCGATCGGCCCGATCGTCGAACGGCTCAGCGAAATTCCGCAGGCCTACCGCTACACGCAGAATATGCTCCAGACCTACGGGGTGCTGCGGACCGAACGGATCATCAGCTACGAGGACGACATCAAGGACGGCGAAGTTTCCCCGACGAATCCTTTCAAGCTCGATCTGGCCCAAAAAATCGCCCAGACCGAAGCGGATGAACTGGAGGAGCTGGTGCTGGAGCTTCAGGGAACACCCGGGGATACCGAAGAACGCAACCGCCTCTTCCGCTTTTTCGTGCTGACCGAGTTGGGCCATCTTGTCCAAAAAAAGAATCCCGGTTCGGAGCAACCTTTGCTTGAAAAAATGAATGACCTTGACCAGCTGGCGGCGGTGGCTGCCGATGCCGCGGAGTATACCCAAATCATCGAAAAGCTGTTGGCTTTTCTGATGGCGGCCCACATCAACCCCTCCATGATGAAGTATCAGAGCGTCATCCAAAAAGCCTTGGGATTCATCAAGGAGAACTTCACCGATCCGGATATCTCTCTGAATGTCGTGGCCGATGCCGTAAACCTGAGTCCGTCGCACTTCAGCACCATCTTCTCGCAATCTTTGGGGCAGACCTTCATCGATTTCCTGACCGAATGCCGCCTGCAGCATGCCAAGGAGTTGTTGGTCAGGACGGATGACAAGCTGTCCGCCATCGCGATGGACATCGGCTACAACGATCCCAATTATTTCAGCTACCTCTTCAAAAAACGGGAAGGCCAGACCCCCAAAGAATTCCGAAGAACACATTCCAGAGCGTGATGAATCCCATTTAGGAGGTGGAATTCCCCGCCAAATGGGTTTTGGCGGGGTATCTCTGAGCATAAATGAAATTTCCATATAAAGAGGCTGTATCAAATCCAGAAAATTCTGTTCTGGTTCTGATACAGCCCTTTTCTTGTTGACGATACTCGCTAAACCGTCCGCTCTTCCTTGGCGACTTGCGAAGGCGCGGTTCCGTAGTATTTTTTGAACAGTTTGCTGAAGTGGTACGCGTCCTGATAGCCGACAGCCTGGGCGACTTCTTTGATGGTCCATTCTTCCTGCTTCAGCAGTTCCTTCGCATGCTTCAGGCGCACATGGATCAGGTAATGGATCGGACTCAATCCGGTCGCTTCCTTGAAGATTTTTGAAAGATGGGCCGGGCTGACGAAGAGTTGCTGCGCCAATTGTTCCAGCGTGATTTCTTCGGAATGGTGGTTTTCCAAATAATAGACGGCATGATTCACCAGATGCTGTTGACGCACGGCTGTCTGCGAAAGTGCCGAAGGGATGGTATTGTCGGCTCCGTCCTCCAGACTGCGGAGCAATAACCCCAACATCTCCAATATCAGCCCTTTCCCCATCAACTGATATTCGCTCCGTTGCTCATTGAACTCCCTCGTCACTTGCCACGCCTTCTCCATGAAGGCATCCGCATAACAGCCGAGATCCAGCAAAGCGCGTTTGTTCGGAAAATGGTTACGGGGAAGCCC is a window from the uncultured Trichococcus sp. genome containing:
- a CDS encoding helix-turn-helix domain-containing protein, with protein sequence MYKVFIVEDEHLIRDSLRNQLLSLAETHPLIFSGEASDGEMALASIMDVKPDILLTDIRMPFMDGLSLAKEVRKIFPWIRIIFISGFDDFEYARTAIQVQADAYLLKPIKDTELIQTLETVITVLDKQKEPVMERDTHADNFVFELKKNHFLNGIFRGDLSVPEVLQESAALKRSVVGKKTCVVLATNHYDKNFDDYFRFSNYLHFLFGADESIIFSSISSRFIKFLLMDSDTDRLLEKSYQLAQTLVHELKDEEAEDLIVSIGPIVERLSEIPQAYRYTQNMLQTYGVLRTERIISYEDDIKDGEVSPTNPFKLDLAQKIAQTEADELEELVLELQGTPGDTEERNRLFRFFVLTELGHLVQKKNPGSEQPLLEKMNDLDQLAAVAADAAEYTQIIEKLLAFLMAAHINPSMMKYQSVIQKALGFIKENFTDPDISLNVVADAVNLSPSHFSTIFSQSLGQTFIDFLTECRLQHAKELLVRTDDKLSAIAMDIGYNDPNYFSYLFKKREGQTPKEFRRTHSRA
- a CDS encoding AraC family transcriptional regulator; this translates as MAYTHVQTFNPEILYAFDPLNEAGNYSKTHSHNFLEISVLLEGEADYLVDGSRQDLGTGTVMLFNPGVKHAERQKEGTFSHQLHIGLTNLSLNGLPRNHFPNKRALLDLGCYADAFMEKAWQVTREFNEQRSEYQLMGKGLILEMLGLLLRSLEDGADNTIPSALSQTAVRQQHLVNHAVYYLENHHSEEITLEQLAQQLFVSPAHLSKIFKEATGLSPIHYLIHVRLKHAKELLKQEEWTIKEVAQAVGYQDAYHFSKLFKKYYGTAPSQVAKEERTV